The following coding sequences lie in one Flavobacterium sediminis genomic window:
- the serB gene encoding phosphoserine phosphatase SerB translates to MDSEIFLLNISGQDKPGLTSSLTAVLASYGAKILDIGQANIHNTLSLGILFQIKSGKKSAAVLKDLLFKSYELGIKAKFKPISLEDYENWVKLQGKDRYIITLLGEKLTAEQISEVTKVISEKNLNIDAIKRLTGRASLIKEDEYPRASIQLSIRGAIHNKAEFTERFMQISRELDVDIAFQEDNIFRRNRRLVCFDMDSTLIQAEVIDELAELAGVGKQVKAITESAMQGEIDFKESFKQRMKLLKGLSEEVLKEVAVNLPITKGARRLIGTLKANGFKTAILSGGFTYFGHYLQKELGIDYVFANELEIKDGVLTGGYIGEIVDGERKAQYLKELAQLEGIDINQTIAVGDGANDLPMINLAGLGIAFHAKPKVKDNAQSSISSIGLDGVLYLLGYHDRHIDLVD, encoded by the coding sequence ATGGATAGTGAGATCTTTTTGTTAAATATTTCGGGTCAGGATAAACCGGGGCTGACATCTTCTTTAACAGCCGTTTTAGCCTCTTACGGCGCCAAGATTTTAGATATCGGGCAAGCTAATATTCACAATACATTATCTTTAGGGATCCTTTTTCAGATCAAGTCAGGAAAAAAGTCAGCAGCAGTTTTAAAAGACTTGTTGTTTAAATCGTATGAGCTTGGTATCAAAGCTAAGTTTAAGCCTATCTCACTTGAAGATTATGAAAATTGGGTAAAACTACAAGGTAAAGATCGCTATATCATAACGCTTTTAGGCGAAAAATTAACAGCAGAACAAATATCAGAAGTAACCAAAGTTATTTCAGAAAAGAATCTGAATATTGATGCGATCAAGCGTTTAACAGGAAGAGCTTCTCTGATAAAAGAAGATGAATATCCCAGAGCATCCATACAATTATCCATTCGCGGAGCAATTCACAACAAAGCCGAATTTACAGAAAGATTCATGCAGATATCCAGAGAACTGGATGTAGATATCGCTTTTCAGGAAGATAATATTTTCCGTAGGAACAGACGTTTGGTTTGTTTCGATATGGATTCCACTTTGATACAGGCAGAGGTAATTGATGAACTGGCAGAACTGGCAGGTGTGGGCAAACAAGTAAAAGCTATTACAGAATCTGCCATGCAAGGCGAAATAGATTTTAAAGAAAGCTTTAAACAGCGTATGAAACTCTTAAAAGGCTTAAGTGAAGAAGTTTTGAAAGAAGTTGCCGTTAATTTACCTATAACAAAAGGAGCCAGAAGGTTGATTGGAACTTTAAAGGCTAATGGCTTTAAAACAGCAATACTTTCAGGAGGATTTACATATTTCGGTCATTATTTGCAAAAGGAATTAGGAATAGATTATGTTTTTGCAAATGAACTGGAAATAAAAGACGGAGTTTTAACAGGTGGTTATATCGGTGAAATAGTTGACGGGGAAAGAAAAGCCCAGTACCTGAAAGAATTAGCACAATTAGAAGGTATAGATATTAACCAAACCATAGCAGTTGGTGATGGTGCTAATGATTTGCCAATGATAAATTTAGCCGGATTAGGAATTGCTTTTCATGCTAAACCGAAAGTAAAAGACAATGCACAAAGCTCCATATCAAGCATCGGGTTAGACGGTGTATTGTACTTATTGGGGTACCACGACAGACATATAGACCTGGTAGATTAA
- a CDS encoding glycoside hydrolase family 3 N-terminal domain-containing protein, which translates to MRQFSTLLLLVVSIHISYSQTRTNISLPNTSDLQKKWVDSIYNTMSFEEKVGQLFMVAAYSNKNESHYKDIDDLIENYKVGGLIFFQGGPIRQAQLTNRYQQKSKVPLFIGIDAEWGLSMRLDSTYRYPWNMTLGAIQDYNLIREMGKQMGRQSKRMGIHFNFAPVVDINTNPKNPIIGNRSFGEDKVNVTNAAEALMLGLQSEGVFATAKHFPGHGDTETDSHQTLPLVNFDRERLDNIELYPYKELIKNGLASIMVAHLNVPSLEPREGYPTSISYDVVTKLLKKELKFNGLIFTDALNMKGASNFKEPGAIDLEAFLAGNDVLLFAENVPVAIEKFKQAQADGSLTEARLAESVKKILAYKYKAGLNKYKPIELENLYNDLNAPENDALNYLLYENALTLLKNKDKIIPVKQLEKERVAYVKLGDAEASDFFEKLNDYTEVTEIKGTNLDSVLVDLKNYTKVIIGFHKADGAWKNHNLSFKEQMWISKIAKQNKVILTFFTKPYSLLKISNFENIEAVLLAYQNNYFGQTVAAEAIFGGIGCKGKIPVSINDSFYTNDGLTTTEMNRLSFASPENVGMNSKTLQKIDSIAAYAIAHEMTPGIQVLIARKGKVIFQKSYGYHTYEDLVPVKNTDLYDVASLTKILATLPNVMVQFDKGKLKLDTKLSTMLPSFKNSNKANVKLVDMLTHQARFQAWIPFYKATLDSLGQPSDKYYRKTYSKEFSIQVSENLFLRKDYQDSIVKIIADSELLPRVQYKYSDFSFILMKEYLERTTGKKLDKLAKDNFYSILGAYRMTYNPLHKFDVSEIVPTEKDNYYRYTTLQGYVHDMGAAMQGGIGGHAGIFANSMDVAKMMQMYLQKGKYGGHQFFTEATFNKFNTCYYCKDENRRGVGFDKPQLGRSGPTCGCVSMTSFGHTGFTGTMAWADPEQEIVYVFLSNRTYPEAKVNTLSRENIRENIQEVIYQSIEQ; encoded by the coding sequence ATGCGACAATTTTCAACACTACTTTTACTGGTAGTTTCAATACATATATCTTATTCTCAAACCAGAACCAATATTTCGTTACCCAACACATCTGATCTGCAAAAGAAATGGGTAGATAGTATTTACAATACAATGTCCTTTGAAGAAAAAGTAGGGCAGTTGTTTATGGTTGCGGCCTATTCCAATAAAAATGAAAGCCATTACAAAGATATTGATGATTTAATCGAAAACTATAAAGTGGGAGGACTGATCTTTTTTCAGGGCGGTCCGATTCGTCAGGCGCAATTAACAAATCGTTACCAACAAAAATCCAAAGTTCCTTTGTTCATCGGCATCGATGCTGAATGGGGATTAAGCATGCGTTTGGATTCTACATACCGTTATCCATGGAACATGACATTAGGAGCCATTCAGGATTATAATTTAATCCGGGAAATGGGAAAACAAATGGGGCGGCAGTCCAAACGAATGGGAATCCATTTTAATTTTGCTCCGGTTGTCGATATAAATACCAATCCTAAAAACCCGATCATCGGCAATCGTTCTTTCGGAGAAGATAAGGTCAATGTGACCAATGCGGCTGAAGCTTTAATGTTAGGTTTGCAAAGCGAAGGTGTTTTTGCTACGGCAAAACATTTTCCCGGACATGGTGATACCGAAACTGATTCTCATCAAACATTACCTTTGGTAAATTTTGACAGAGAAAGATTGGATAATATAGAATTGTATCCTTATAAAGAATTGATTAAAAATGGATTAGCCAGCATTATGGTGGCGCATTTGAATGTGCCGAGTTTAGAGCCGAGAGAAGGGTACCCCACATCTATTTCGTATGATGTGGTGACTAAATTGCTTAAAAAAGAGTTGAAATTCAACGGATTAATATTTACAGATGCCTTAAATATGAAAGGCGCTAGCAATTTCAAAGAACCCGGAGCTATTGACTTGGAGGCTTTTTTGGCCGGTAATGATGTATTGCTTTTTGCTGAAAATGTTCCGGTGGCTATTGAAAAATTTAAACAAGCACAAGCCGACGGAAGTCTTACTGAAGCAAGATTGGCCGAATCGGTAAAAAAGATTCTGGCTTATAAATACAAAGCCGGATTGAATAAATATAAACCTATTGAACTGGAAAATCTGTATAATGACCTGAATGCTCCCGAAAACGATGCTTTAAACTATCTGTTGTATGAAAATGCTCTGACTTTATTAAAGAATAAAGACAAGATAATACCGGTTAAACAACTGGAGAAAGAAAGAGTAGCGTATGTTAAACTAGGCGATGCCGAGGCTTCAGATTTTTTCGAAAAGTTGAATGACTATACAGAAGTAACTGAAATTAAAGGAACAAACTTAGATTCTGTTTTAGTGGATCTAAAGAATTATACTAAAGTGATTATTGGGTTCCACAAAGCTGACGGAGCCTGGAAAAATCATAATCTAAGCTTTAAAGAGCAAATGTGGATCAGTAAGATAGCAAAGCAAAATAAAGTTATCCTGACCTTTTTTACGAAACCTTATTCTTTATTAAAGATCAGTAATTTTGAAAATATTGAAGCAGTTCTTTTAGCGTACCAGAATAATTATTTCGGACAAACTGTTGCAGCAGAAGCAATTTTCGGAGGTATTGGCTGTAAAGGAAAAATCCCGGTTTCTATAAATGATAGTTTTTATACTAATGATGGTTTAACTACCACAGAAATGAACCGTTTGTCCTTTGCAAGCCCTGAGAATGTAGGAATGAATTCCAAAACCTTACAAAAAATAGATTCCATTGCTGCCTATGCCATAGCTCATGAAATGACGCCGGGAATTCAAGTATTGATAGCCCGAAAAGGGAAAGTGATATTTCAAAAATCGTATGGTTATCATACCTATGAAGATTTAGTTCCTGTAAAGAATACAGATCTGTATGATGTGGCTTCTTTGACTAAGATCTTAGCTACTTTGCCTAATGTGATGGTTCAGTTCGACAAAGGAAAATTGAAACTGGACACAAAGTTGAGTACAATGTTGCCATCCTTTAAAAATTCCAATAAAGCGAATGTAAAACTGGTTGATATGCTGACACATCAAGCCCGATTTCAGGCGTGGATCCCTTTTTATAAGGCTACTTTAGATTCTTTGGGTCAGCCTAGTGATAAATATTACAGAAAAACATATTCTAAAGAATTTTCTATTCAGGTCAGTGAAAATTTATTTTTACGAAAAGATTATCAGGATTCCATCGTTAAGATCATTGCAGACAGTGAATTATTACCCAGAGTGCAGTATAAGTACAGTGACTTTTCATTTATCTTAATGAAAGAATATTTAGAAAGAACAACCGGAAAAAAATTAGACAAGTTGGCTAAAGATAACTTTTATTCTATTTTAGGAGCTTACAGAATGACCTATAACCCTTTACACAAATTTGATGTAAGTGAAATTGTTCCGACGGAAAAAGATAACTATTACCGCTATACCACATTACAAGGTTATGTACACGACATGGGCGCAGCAATGCAAGGAGGAATAGGTGGTCATGCCGGTATTTTTGCAAATAGTATGGATGTAGCCAAAATGATGCAGATGTATCTTCAAAAAGGAAAATACGGGGGACATCAATTCTTTACCGAAGCTACGTTCAATAAATTCAATACCTGTTATTATTGTAAAGATGAGAACAGGAGAGGAGTAGGATTCGACAAACCGCAATTAGGGCGATCAGGGCCTACCTGTGGCTGTGTTTCCATGACCAGTTTCGGGCATACCGGATTTACGGGAACTATGGCTTGGGCCGATCCGGAACAGGAGATCGTTTATGTGTTCCTGTCTAACAGAACCTATCCGGAAGCTAAAGTAAATACGCTTTCCAGAGAAAATATCAGAGAGAATATTCAAGAAGTAATTTACCAATCAATAGAGCAATAA
- a CDS encoding DUF1801 domain-containing protein: MNIPAQSVEEYLEKAPADRKETLAMLRQVILDNLPENFKEEISYGMVGYVVPHEVYPNGYHCNPKLPLPFMSFASQKNSINFYHMGIYADKELSDWFLKEYAKFSVKKLDMGKSCMRFKKAEDIPFELIGKLVRKVSAQQWITTYEAAFKK; this comes from the coding sequence ATGAATATACCTGCTCAATCTGTTGAAGAATATTTAGAAAAGGCTCCGGCTGACAGAAAGGAAACTTTGGCAATGTTACGTCAGGTCATTCTGGATAATTTACCCGAAAATTTCAAAGAAGAGATCTCTTATGGAATGGTAGGTTATGTAGTGCCTCACGAAGTATATCCTAACGGGTATCATTGTAACCCTAAACTACCGTTGCCGTTTATGAGCTTTGCTTCGCAAAAGAACAGTATCAATTTTTATCACATGGGAATTTATGCTGATAAGGAATTATCAGATTGGTTTTTAAAGGAATATGCAAAATTTTCCGTTAAGAAGTTAGATATGGGAAAAAGCTGTATGCGGTTTAAGAAAGCTGAAGACATTCCGTTTGAACTGATCGGAAAATTAGTCCGTAAAGTCTCTGCACAACAATGGATTACCACGTATGAGGCCGCATTTAAAAAATAA
- the bshA gene encoding N-acetyl-alpha-D-glucosaminyl L-malate synthase BshA — protein MKIAIVCYPTFGGSGVVATELGLELAKRGHEIHFITYSQPVRLALLNQNVFYHEVHVPEYPLFHYQPYELALSSKLVDTIKLYDIELLHVHYAIPHAYAGYMAKQMLAEEGIKIPMITTLHGTDITLVGKHPFYKPAVTFSINQSDVVTSVSKSLRDDTYRLFDIKKDIQVVPNFIELDKEPIIDSVPCYRSVLAAKEERIITHISNFRKVKRIEDIVRIFYKIQKEIPAKLMMVGDGPEKEKAEMLCEDLGIHKKVIFFGNSHEIEKILGYSDLFLLPSETESFGLAALEAMSCGVPVISSNSGGLPEVNEEGFSGYLSDVGNIDEMSKNAIKILKEDSVLEQFKHNALETAKKFDIKNILPLYEKIYYEALNQTYSV, from the coding sequence ATGAAAATTGCTATAGTTTGTTATCCTACATTTGGCGGAAGTGGAGTTGTAGCCACTGAATTAGGTTTAGAATTAGCCAAAAGAGGACACGAGATACATTTTATAACATACAGTCAGCCCGTTCGTTTGGCTTTGTTAAACCAAAATGTGTTCTATCACGAAGTTCACGTTCCCGAATATCCTTTATTTCATTACCAGCCTTACGAATTAGCCTTATCCAGTAAATTAGTCGATACCATTAAATTGTACGATATAGAATTATTGCATGTGCACTATGCAATTCCTCATGCTTATGCGGGTTATATGGCTAAGCAAATGCTGGCAGAAGAAGGAATTAAAATACCGATGATCACAACCTTGCACGGGACTGATATCACTCTGGTAGGGAAGCACCCTTTCTATAAACCTGCAGTGACTTTCAGTATCAACCAATCGGATGTTGTAACTAGTGTTTCCAAAAGCTTACGAGACGATACTTATCGTTTATTTGATATTAAAAAAGACATTCAGGTGGTACCGAATTTTATAGAGTTGGATAAAGAGCCTATTATTGATTCTGTACCTTGCTACCGTTCAGTTCTGGCGGCTAAAGAAGAGCGAATTATTACGCACATCTCTAACTTCAGAAAGGTAAAACGAATTGAAGATATTGTAAGGATTTTTTATAAGATACAGAAAGAAATTCCGGCGAAGTTGATGATGGTTGGAGACGGACCCGAGAAAGAGAAAGCCGAAATGTTATGCGAGGATCTCGGAATTCATAAAAAGGTTATTTTCTTTGGAAACAGCCACGAAATTGAAAAAATATTAGGTTATTCCGATCTGTTCCTTTTACCATCAGAAACAGAAAGTTTCGGTTTAGCGGCTTTAGAAGCAATGTCTTGCGGAGTTCCCGTGATTTCGAGTAATTCCGGAGGACTGCCGGAAGTAAATGAAGAAGGCTTCTCTGGGTATTTGAGCGATGTAGGCAATATTGATGAAATGAGTAAAAATGCCATAAAGATTTTAAAAGAAGACTCGGTTTTAGAGCAGTTCAAACACAACGCACTGGAAACTGCCAAGAAGTTTGACATAAAAAATATTTTGCCATTGTATGAAAAGATCTATTACGAGGCATTGAACCAGACGTATTCTGTTTAA
- a CDS encoding protease complex subunit PrcB family protein — MKKILFLIAFMTLVSCNTTKQFTEGTDYTYIIKNSTGGNEKASVAIIDNYNDLINEVDKLNISDAISEALLNVDLEQNNVLVLHLGQRNSGGYGIEIDKMYEKKNVLYIKTKEIKPGKGDMVTMALTNPFTIVLIPKKEVVIE, encoded by the coding sequence ATGAAGAAAATTTTATTTTTGATCGCTTTTATGACTTTGGTTTCCTGTAATACAACCAAGCAATTTACAGAAGGTACAGATTATACATATATTATCAAGAATAGTACCGGAGGAAACGAAAAAGCTTCGGTAGCAATCATTGATAATTATAATGACCTGATCAATGAAGTGGATAAATTAAACATTTCGGATGCCATTAGTGAGGCTTTATTGAATGTGGATTTAGAACAAAACAATGTTCTTGTTCTGCATTTAGGGCAAAGAAACTCAGGTGGGTATGGAATTGAAATTGATAAAATGTATGAGAAAAAGAATGTTTTATACATTAAAACAAAAGAAATAAAACCCGGAAAAGGGGATATGGTAACTATGGCACTAACCAATCCATTTACCATTGTTCTGATTCCTAAAAAAGAGGTGGTTATTGAGTGA
- a CDS encoding Eco47II family restriction endonuclease, with the protein MANKYVNFISDEHLLTCIENLHKSYLKAKKKISKKSFYTNKVDTIKLTFDSKFNDIKEDDLIQSEILRQIDKSINNSIGTFHEHILGGIKGYEVGNLSGFDIKAEDDTLFADIKNKHNTMNSSSAEALFQKLARYADDYKKARCYWVQILAKGSFNEHWKGDINGKEYSHSRVFKISGDQFYALLSGQDDALFQLYKALPKAIEDYLKNYKSESIVKENLALEEITFETEKSKRSILDQITFENYSYYLGFDKL; encoded by the coding sequence ATGGCAAACAAATATGTAAACTTTATTTCTGATGAACATTTATTAACTTGTATAGAGAACTTGCATAAATCATATTTGAAAGCTAAAAAAAAGATTTCTAAAAAGAGTTTTTACACTAATAAAGTTGATACTATAAAGCTGACTTTTGACTCAAAATTTAATGATATAAAAGAAGATGATCTGATTCAATCTGAAATTCTTAGACAAATTGACAAATCGATAAATAACTCAATCGGAACATTTCATGAGCATATTTTAGGAGGAATTAAGGGTTACGAAGTTGGAAATTTGAGTGGCTTCGATATAAAAGCTGAAGATGATACACTTTTTGCCGACATTAAAAACAAGCATAATACGATGAATAGTAGTTCAGCTGAAGCCTTGTTTCAAAAATTAGCTCGCTATGCTGATGATTACAAGAAAGCAAGATGTTATTGGGTTCAGATTTTAGCAAAAGGAAGTTTCAATGAACATTGGAAAGGAGATATTAATGGAAAAGAATATAGCCATTCAAGAGTCTTTAAAATATCTGGGGATCAATTTTATGCTTTGCTTTCAGGGCAAGATGATGCACTTTTCCAATTATACAAAGCTTTACCAAAAGCAATTGAAGATTATTTAAAAAACTATAAATCTGAGAGTATTGTAAAAGAAAATTTAGCATTAGAAGAAATAACTTTTGAAACTGAAAAATCAAAGCGTTCAATTCTTGATCAAATTACTTTTGAGAATTATAGCTATTATTTAGGATTTGACAAGTTATAA
- the dcm gene encoding DNA (cytosine-5-)-methyltransferase, protein MKKYLTISETAKLLNKSTKTLRRWDEEGKLSAVREPMSNYRVYRKDEVENLFAEFLQKDVQETISNFIEAEKEYKVLELFAGAGGLAVGMEKAGLKCVALNEIDKHACETLRKNRPNWKILEGDIKNFNFSEYHNQVDVVTGGFPCQAFSYAGKRLGFEDARGTLFYEFARVVKEINPKICIGENVKGLLNHDNGKTLQGMISILDEIGYNIAPVQVLKAINYKVPQKRERLILVGIRKDINLKYEYPKPYKKIYNLKDALKKGDLFDTNVPKSAGAKYPESKKSVLDLVPPKGYWRDLPVEIQKDFMGASFYLGGGKTGMARRIGWDEPCLTLTCSPAQKQTERCHPDETRPFTVREYARIQTFPDDWQFSGPIAQQYKQIGNAVPVNLGREVGYSIIKFLNEYYNLSNPK, encoded by the coding sequence ATGAAAAAATATTTAACTATTTCAGAAACAGCAAAGTTACTTAATAAAAGTACAAAAACTCTGCGTCGTTGGGACGAAGAAGGAAAACTTTCAGCTGTTCGTGAACCAATGAGTAATTATAGAGTTTATAGAAAAGATGAAGTTGAAAATTTGTTCGCTGAGTTTTTACAAAAAGATGTCCAAGAGACAATTTCCAATTTTATTGAAGCTGAAAAGGAATATAAAGTTTTGGAACTTTTCGCTGGTGCAGGGGGCTTGGCTGTTGGAATGGAAAAGGCAGGTTTAAAATGTGTAGCTCTTAATGAAATTGATAAACATGCTTGTGAAACTTTGAGAAAAAATCGTCCCAATTGGAAAATTTTAGAGGGGGATATTAAAAATTTCAATTTTTCAGAATATCATAATCAAGTTGATGTTGTTACAGGTGGTTTCCCTTGTCAAGCATTCAGTTATGCAGGCAAAAGATTAGGATTTGAGGATGCTAGAGGGACTTTGTTTTATGAATTTGCACGAGTTGTCAAAGAAATAAATCCCAAAATTTGCATTGGTGAAAATGTCAAAGGTCTTTTAAACCACGATAATGGAAAAACTTTACAAGGGATGATTTCCATTTTGGATGAAATTGGTTATAATATTGCTCCAGTACAAGTTTTAAAAGCCATCAATTATAAAGTTCCACAAAAAAGAGAACGTTTGATTTTAGTTGGTATCCGAAAAGACATCAATTTAAAATATGAATATCCGAAACCTTACAAGAAAATTTATAATCTAAAAGATGCTTTAAAGAAAGGAGATTTATTTGACACAAATGTTCCAAAATCAGCAGGAGCAAAATATCCCGAAAGCAAAAAATCTGTTTTAGATTTGGTTCCTCCAAAAGGTTATTGGAGAGATTTACCTGTTGAAATTCAAAAAGATTTTATGGGCGCAAGTTTTTATTTAGGAGGAGGAAAAACTGGAATGGCAAGAAGAATTGGCTGGGATGAACCTTGTCTTACTTTGACTTGCAGTCCAGCACAAAAGCAAACCGAACGATGTCATCCAGATGAAACTCGTCCATTTACTGTTCGTGAATATGCGAGAATTCAGACTTTCCCAGACGATTGGCAATTTTCTGGACCAATAGCACAACAATACAAACAAATTGGAAATGCTGTTCCTGTGAATTTAGGTAGAGAAGTAGGTTATTCAATTATAAAATTCTTAAATGAATATTATAACTTGTCAAATCCTAAATAA
- a CDS encoding YebC/PmpR family DNA-binding transcriptional regulator translates to MGRAFEFRKARKMKRWSAMAKTFTRIGKDIVIAVKEGGPNPETNSRLRAVIQNAKAANMPKDNVERAIKKASDKDTANYKEVLFEGYAPHGIAILIETATDNNNRTVANIRSYFNKCNGTLGTQGSVEFMFDHTCNFRIPAEGQDVEELELEMIDFGVEEIFADEDGIVMYAPFESFGAIQKELEHRGLEILSSGFDRIPQVTKELSPEEVADVEKLLEKIEEDDDVMNVYHTMQESSEE, encoded by the coding sequence ATGGGAAGAGCCTTTGAATTTAGAAAAGCACGTAAAATGAAACGTTGGTCGGCAATGGCTAAAACGTTTACAAGAATTGGTAAAGATATCGTTATTGCTGTTAAAGAAGGTGGACCAAATCCTGAAACAAATTCCAGATTAAGAGCTGTTATTCAAAATGCCAAGGCGGCTAACATGCCTAAAGACAATGTTGAAAGAGCTATTAAAAAAGCATCTGATAAAGATACTGCTAATTATAAAGAAGTTTTGTTTGAAGGTTATGCACCGCACGGTATTGCCATTTTGATTGAAACGGCTACTGACAATAACAACAGAACGGTTGCTAACATCAGAAGTTATTTCAATAAATGTAACGGTACTTTAGGTACTCAAGGATCGGTTGAATTTATGTTTGACCATACTTGTAACTTCAGAATTCCGGCAGAAGGTCAGGATGTAGAGGAATTAGAATTAGAAATGATCGATTTCGGTGTAGAAGAGATCTTTGCTGATGAAGACGGAATTGTAATGTATGCTCCTTTTGAAAGTTTCGGTGCCATTCAAAAAGAATTAGAGCACAGAGGTCTTGAAATTCTTTCTTCCGGATTTGACCGAATTCCGCAAGTTACTAAAGAGCTTAGCCCTGAAGAAGTAGCTGATGTGGAAAAATTATTAGAAAAGATTGAAGAAGATGACGATGTGATGAATGTATACCACACGATGCAGGAATCTTCAGAAGAGTAA
- a CDS encoding porin family protein: protein MRKLLVTGLVLFSAAFYAQKREKGAIELTPKIGYASSNYYSDEDISNSALSSVNIGADADFFFNNRWSIRSGLFYQTMGSKYRGYMGNSVGTIKEKLHYLTVPVNANWHFGSTRKWNLNFGPSFGFLTAAGINDFDVKDQVNSFQLGLNYGIGYKIEVNESFSILIDYQGMTGLTEVPKDAPYTLKNTYSTFNIGAVLKL, encoded by the coding sequence ATGAGAAAACTACTTGTAACAGGTTTAGTATTGTTTAGTGCTGCATTCTATGCACAAAAGAGAGAGAAAGGTGCTATAGAATTAACGCCGAAGATCGGTTATGCTTCATCAAATTATTACAGCGATGAAGACATCAGTAATTCAGCATTGTCAAGCGTTAATATAGGAGCAGACGCAGATTTCTTTTTTAATAACCGTTGGAGTATACGTTCAGGCTTGTTTTACCAAACTATGGGAAGTAAGTATAGAGGGTACATGGGAAATAGTGTAGGAACGATAAAAGAGAAATTGCATTACCTGACAGTTCCTGTAAATGCAAACTGGCATTTCGGTAGTACTCGTAAGTGGAACTTGAATTTTGGTCCTAGTTTCGGTTTCTTAACAGCAGCAGGGATCAATGATTTTGATGTAAAAGATCAGGTTAATTCATTCCAATTAGGATTAAACTATGGAATCGGATATAAAATTGAAGTTAATGAAAGTTTTAGTATTCTGATCGATTATCAGGGAATGACAGGTTTAACGGAAGTTCCTAAAGATGCTCCTTATACATTAAAAAACACATACAGCACATTTAATATAGGTGCTGTTCTTAAGTTGTAA
- a CDS encoding LIC11966 family surface protein, with amino-acid sequence MKIVLFFVSLISMTQLLSAQEFKDAGEYLTYVSKIEKPISKEMWKYTKTVAHSKSAKRIDNVRKNLIKTIQTAKATLEKNTNGFNGDLEFRDQVIDYFSFSELMIKEEYAKIIDLQEIAEQSYDYMEAYITTRELVNDKIDAEHEKLDAAQQAFAAKYKVNLLESAEDTDIEKKMKISGDVFKYHSNLYLIFFKCNYTDVLLDSSIKNKDIAAIQQNANALQQYAEEGIAKITEFAPIEGDKTLANETIKCMEMYQKIASEYAPKMIDFYTFNAKFEDAKVSLERKSEKERTKEELDNYNQMVKEINHKINDYNKANSDVTNMRNTYINKWNVTGEQYISKHVPSE; translated from the coding sequence ATGAAAATAGTTCTATTCTTTGTGTCATTGATCAGCATGACACAGCTTCTTTCGGCTCAGGAATTTAAAGATGCCGGAGAATATCTGACGTACGTCAGTAAAATTGAAAAACCGATTTCCAAAGAAATGTGGAAATATACTAAAACCGTTGCCCACTCTAAAAGTGCCAAACGCATTGATAACGTCAGAAAAAATCTCATCAAAACCATTCAAACGGCAAAAGCTACTTTAGAAAAGAATACAAATGGTTTTAACGGCGATCTTGAGTTTCGAGATCAGGTTATTGACTATTTTAGTTTTTCTGAGTTAATGATCAAAGAAGAATACGCTAAGATCATTGATTTACAGGAAATAGCGGAACAGTCGTATGATTACATGGAAGCTTACATTACAACCCGGGAATTAGTTAACGACAAGATCGATGCGGAACATGAAAAATTAGATGCTGCCCAACAGGCTTTTGCTGCTAAATATAAAGTTAATCTGCTTGAATCTGCAGAAGATACTGATATTGAAAAGAAGATGAAGATCTCCGGAGATGTCTTTAAGTACCACAGCAATCTATACCTGATTTTCTTTAAGTGTAATTACACCGATGTTTTATTAGACAGCTCTATAAAAAACAAAGACATTGCTGCCATTCAGCAAAATGCTAATGCCTTGCAACAATATGCAGAAGAAGGCATAGCTAAAATAACTGAGTTTGCACCTATAGAAGGCGACAAAACCTTAGCTAACGAAACCATAAAATGTATGGAAATGTATCAAAAAATAGCTTCCGAATACGCTCCTAAAATGATTGATTTTTATACGTTCAATGCTAAGTTTGAAGATGCAAAAGTATCCTTGGAACGAAAATCAGAAAAGGAAAGAACTAAAGAAGAACTAGACAACTATAACCAAATGGTCAAAGAGATCAATCATAAAATAAATGATTACAACAAAGCCAACTCTGATGTGACCAACATGCGGAATACCTATATCAATAAATGGAATGTAACCGGAGAGCAATACATTTCCAAACACGTTCCGAGTGAATAA